Within the Candidatus Paceibacterota bacterium genome, the region AAAAGTTGAAAAAAACAGCGACAATTTGAAGGGATGCCTTTGCGCTAATTGTCCGACATATAATGACTGCGCAAGGGAGAAGAAAGAAATACTGTTCTGCTCGCAAGCGAACGGCAAGGGAACTTGTGCATATAAGATGCAAGGTTGCATCTGTCCCGTTTGTGTGGTTTACAAAAAAAATGGCCTGGATGCGAGCTTTTATTGCATCTATGGTTCTGCCGATGAAATTGAGAATAAGAAACCGTAAATAGGAGAAACAATTATGAAAGTTTGCGAGAATTGCAAGCTGATCTATGAGCTTCCGGCAAAGCATTGCGCGAATTGCGGAAATGAGCTTTTGATTCCTCAAAAAACGGATGAATATCT harbors:
- a CDS encoding DUF2769 domain-containing protein translates to MSKVEKNSDNLKGCLCANCPTYNDCAREKKEILFCSQANGKGTCAYKMQGCICPVCVVYKKNGLDASFYCIYGSADEIENKKP